From the Actinomycetota bacterium genome, one window contains:
- a CDS encoding tRNA-binding protein, protein MRPQITFGKFENVDMRVARVIGAPMAEGTRAPSRVFELDLGPLGTRTSVGQYALIGEEELVGRNVVACVNLGSRPMGRYVSEVLVLGAPHPESPGDQSQATPLFVSSDVEPGSRIF, encoded by the coding sequence ATGAGACCGCAGATAACGTTCGGGAAGTTCGAGAACGTCGACATGCGTGTCGCACGGGTGATCGGCGCCCCTATGGCTGAGGGTACGAGGGCGCCCTCAAGGGTATTCGAGCTGGATCTCGGCCCCTTGGGGACGAGAACTTCGGTCGGCCAGTACGCGCTCATCGGGGAAGAAGAACTCGTCGGAAGGAACGTGGTTGCGTGCGTGAACTTGGGCAGCCGGCCCATGGGTCGGTACGTCTCGGAGGTCCTGGTGCTCGGAGCGCCGCATCCGGAGAGCCCCGGCGACCAGAGCCAGGCAACCCCACTGTTCGTTTCGTCCGATGTGGAACCGGGGTCCCGAATTTTCTAA